One Kribbella sp. NBC_00662 genomic region harbors:
- a CDS encoding NlpC/P60 family protein: protein MSIGRINRTKGIALAAITSTAVAAGVILIQGAASADPAPTLEEAKKQVAELQHQAEVSGESANDLRGQISASAARVKALQAAIAKQQGQVDGVKRQIGSLAVAGYQTSGISTTAQLLLSTNPDQFLSQASTAQAFAGQQNSALRRYQVAQGKLTDLQASEQTELSALQAVQAKQDAFKKQLQTNLDNAEKVLDKLSAADRKRIEEENAKEAEKARAERPTRGGDRESTDLPNVPASGRASIAVNAALSQLGDPYVWGADGPSSYDCSGLMMYAWGKAGVSLSHSSKAQTGEGRPVSKSDLMPGDLIFYYSPVSHVAMYLGNGRIVHAPRPGKSVEIAPMDEMPYNSAVRPG from the coding sequence GTGTCCATCGGACGCATCAACCGCACCAAGGGAATCGCCCTCGCCGCCATCACCAGCACCGCCGTCGCTGCGGGAGTGATCCTGATTCAGGGAGCGGCCAGCGCCGACCCCGCGCCCACCCTGGAGGAGGCGAAGAAGCAGGTCGCCGAGCTGCAGCACCAGGCCGAGGTGTCCGGTGAGTCGGCGAACGACCTCCGCGGGCAGATCAGCGCCTCCGCCGCGCGCGTGAAGGCCCTGCAGGCCGCGATCGCCAAGCAGCAGGGTCAGGTCGACGGTGTGAAGCGGCAGATCGGATCCCTCGCGGTCGCCGGATACCAGACCTCCGGCATCTCGACGACGGCGCAGCTGCTGCTGTCGACGAACCCGGACCAGTTCCTCAGCCAGGCGTCCACCGCCCAGGCCTTCGCCGGCCAGCAGAACTCCGCGCTGCGTCGCTACCAGGTCGCACAGGGCAAGCTCACCGACCTGCAGGCCAGCGAGCAGACCGAGCTGTCCGCGTTGCAGGCCGTGCAGGCCAAGCAGGACGCGTTCAAGAAGCAACTGCAGACCAACCTCGACAACGCCGAGAAGGTGCTCGACAAGCTCAGCGCCGCGGACCGCAAGCGGATCGAGGAAGAGAACGCCAAGGAGGCGGAGAAGGCTCGCGCCGAGCGCCCGACCCGCGGTGGCGACCGGGAGAGCACCGACCTGCCGAACGTCCCGGCCAGCGGCCGCGCCTCGATCGCGGTCAACGCAGCTCTGTCCCAGCTCGGCGACCCGTACGTGTGGGGTGCCGACGGCCCGAGCTCCTACGACTGCTCCGGCCTGATGATGTACGCCTGGGGCAAGGCCGGCGTCTCGCTGTCGCACTCGTCGAAGGCGCAGACCGGTGAGGGCCGCCCGGTCAGCAAGTCCGACCTGATGCCGGGCGACCTGATCTTCTACTACTCCCCGGTCAGCCACGTCGCGATGTACCTCGGCAACGGCCGGATCGTGCACGCACCGCGCCCGGGCAAGAGCGTCGAGATCGCCCCGATGGACGAGATGCCGTACAACTCCGCGGTGCGCCCGGGCTGA
- a CDS encoding M48 family metallopeptidase, whose protein sequence is MPEPAGRSAPWIACGVLAVALVFTIAVTTPWHLIDLPKPDATLDFTTAEIARQNAFRHEILPWSTASWIISIVVPLVIGFSPLGRRLYDAVHVRLWFVAVPLTVAGVVLITSLLTVPTDVLAERVSLKYGLSVENWRLWVWDRGINWVITSLGLAVVAVVLIAFAKIWQHGWWLPGAIAAALLVLGVSFAYPVLIEPRFNHFTSMPAGAQRNEFLALAKQDGVPVKDVLVADASKRTTALNAYVSGFGSTRRLVVYDTLLKDTPPAQVRLVVAHELGHAAEDDVLHGTLIGVLGTAFGITLLYLLLGPRMADPRRVAFLVALIAAGTTLASPVQNLVSRKIEARADYHSLRLTNDPQNFVAMQHDLAVQNISGLDPSRWRYWMFADHPTPPERIAMGRAWGSENGDPVPPLVKR, encoded by the coding sequence GTGCCTGAGCCGGCCGGCCGGTCGGCTCCCTGGATCGCCTGCGGCGTACTCGCCGTCGCGCTGGTCTTCACCATCGCCGTCACCACTCCGTGGCACTTGATCGATCTCCCGAAACCCGATGCCACACTCGACTTCACGACCGCCGAGATCGCCCGCCAGAACGCGTTTCGGCACGAGATCCTGCCGTGGTCGACGGCGTCCTGGATCATCTCGATCGTGGTTCCGCTCGTCATCGGCTTCAGCCCGCTCGGCCGACGGCTGTACGACGCGGTGCACGTCCGGCTGTGGTTCGTCGCCGTACCGCTGACGGTCGCCGGCGTCGTCCTGATCACGAGTCTGCTCACCGTCCCGACCGACGTCCTCGCGGAGCGCGTCAGCCTCAAGTACGGCCTCTCGGTGGAGAACTGGCGGTTGTGGGTCTGGGACCGCGGCATCAACTGGGTCATCACCTCGCTCGGGCTCGCGGTCGTCGCCGTCGTCCTGATCGCGTTCGCGAAGATCTGGCAGCACGGCTGGTGGTTGCCTGGGGCAATCGCTGCGGCGCTGCTCGTGCTCGGCGTCTCGTTCGCGTACCCGGTGCTGATCGAGCCGCGGTTCAACCACTTCACCTCGATGCCGGCCGGTGCCCAGCGCAACGAGTTCCTCGCGCTGGCCAAGCAGGACGGCGTGCCGGTGAAGGACGTGCTGGTCGCGGACGCGTCGAAGCGGACGACGGCCCTGAACGCGTACGTTTCCGGCTTCGGCTCGACCCGTCGGCTGGTCGTCTACGACACGCTGCTCAAGGACACCCCGCCGGCGCAGGTCCGGCTCGTCGTCGCGCACGAACTCGGTCACGCGGCCGAGGACGACGTACTGCACGGAACGTTGATCGGTGTGCTCGGTACGGCGTTCGGCATCACGCTGCTGTACTTGTTGCTCGGGCCCCGGATGGCCGATCCGCGCCGGGTCGCGTTCCTGGTCGCGCTGATCGCCGCCGGTACGACGCTGGCGAGTCCGGTGCAGAATCTGGTCAGCCGGAAGATCGAGGCCCGCGCCGACTACCACTCGTTGCGGCTGACGAACGATCCGCAGAACTTCGTCGCGATGCAGCACGACCTGGCCGTACAGAACATCTCCGGTCTCGACCCGAGCCGCTGGCGGTACTGGATGTTCGCCGACCACCCGACCCCGCCGGAGCGGATCGCGATGGGCCGCGCCTGGGGCAGCGAGAACGGCGACCCGGTCCCGCCGCTGGTCAAGCGATGA
- a CDS encoding glycosyltransferase family 4 protein: MTVLVVTNDFPPRQGGIETFVRSLCDELPDVVVYTSREPGDRAYDAALPFPVIRDRTSMLLPTARTTKRAVGLLREYDADRVLFGAAAPLGLMGSALRRAGARRIVAMTHGHETWWAGVPGARQALRRIGDAADTLTTVSSWCEEQIIPALSPAAAQRVRRLTPGVDARRFAPGCGGEQVRKGLGLEGVPVVVCVSRLIRRKGQDTLIRSWPRVRESVPGATLLLVGGGPDREYLEELATSVGVSEAVVFTGPVPWADIPPYIDAADVFAMPCRTRRFGLEPEALGIVTLEASATGKPVVVGDSGGAADTVRHGETGYLVDPYNPAPTGVRIAELLTDQTQARQLGAAGREWVRRDWSWARSGDVLRELLEV, encoded by the coding sequence ATGACGGTGCTGGTCGTCACCAACGACTTCCCGCCGCGCCAGGGCGGGATCGAGACCTTCGTCCGGTCCTTGTGCGACGAGCTTCCGGACGTCGTCGTCTACACCTCGCGCGAGCCGGGCGACAGGGCGTACGACGCCGCGCTGCCCTTCCCCGTGATCCGGGACCGTACGTCGATGTTGTTGCCGACGGCACGTACTACGAAGCGGGCCGTCGGACTGCTGCGGGAGTACGACGCGGATCGGGTGCTGTTCGGGGCGGCTGCCCCGCTCGGGTTGATGGGGTCGGCGTTGCGCCGGGCGGGGGCGCGGCGGATCGTGGCGATGACGCACGGGCACGAGACGTGGTGGGCCGGCGTACCGGGCGCTCGGCAGGCGTTGCGGCGGATCGGCGATGCGGCCGACACGCTCACCACGGTGTCGTCGTGGTGCGAGGAGCAGATCATTCCCGCTCTGTCCCCGGCGGCCGCCCAACGCGTCCGGAGGCTCACGCCAGGAGTGGACGCGCGCCGGTTCGCTCCCGGCTGTGGAGGCGAGCAGGTCCGCAAGGGGCTCGGTCTGGAAGGCGTTCCGGTGGTCGTGTGCGTCTCGCGGCTGATCCGCCGCAAGGGACAGGACACGCTGATCAGGTCCTGGCCGCGCGTCCGCGAGTCCGTCCCGGGCGCCACACTGCTCCTGGTCGGCGGCGGGCCGGACCGCGAGTACCTCGAGGAGCTGGCGACGTCGGTCGGAGTGTCGGAGGCGGTGGTGTTCACCGGCCCGGTTCCGTGGGCGGACATCCCGCCGTACATCGATGCTGCCGATGTCTTCGCGATGCCGTGCCGGACAAGGCGTTTCGGGCTCGAGCCGGAGGCGCTGGGGATCGTGACGCTGGAGGCGTCGGCGACCGGGAAGCCGGTTGTCGTGGGAGATTCCGGGGGAGCGGCCGACACCGTCCGGCACGGGGAGACGGGCTACCTGGTCGACCCGTACAACCCGGCCCCGACCGGTGTACGGATCGCCGAGCTTCTCACCGACCAGACCCAGGCCCGGCAGCTGGGCGCGGCCGGTCGGGAGTGGGTACGACGGGATTGGTCGTGGGCCCGCAGCGGCGACGTACTGCGGGAACTCCTGGAGGTCTAG
- a CDS encoding TolB family protein, which produces MKRALALSISLLLALCGSAAPSAGHGGRIVFSRQLDSGGSDLFVARADGSGVRKVVIPELVEDFGSARWSPDGSKLLISNLLRFDAAGELLPFRPATVRPDGSGFRMLEPPGAPDDLFCGAWSPDGKRILCGFGGDKPGVFSIRSSDGGHPIRLTTNPYGASDVAGDYSPDGDRAVIVRFRGEDTALFVVDTDGRHLRQLTPYGLAQGHELASAKWSPDGRTILFATAEGGLSLIRLRDGKLTPITLDAGGKAYYAFAPGWSPDGTRIVMSLTIDQQEDIYTARKDGTQLQRITNTPAFEPFADWGF; this is translated from the coding sequence ATGAAGCGCGCACTGGCACTCTCGATCTCGTTGCTGCTGGCACTGTGTGGGTCCGCTGCCCCGTCCGCCGGCCACGGCGGCCGGATCGTGTTCAGCCGGCAACTGGACTCCGGCGGGTCGGACCTGTTCGTCGCCCGGGCGGATGGTTCGGGCGTTCGGAAGGTGGTGATTCCGGAGCTCGTCGAGGACTTCGGGTCGGCGCGGTGGTCACCGGACGGCAGCAAGTTGCTGATCTCGAACCTGCTGCGGTTCGATGCGGCCGGCGAGCTGTTGCCGTTCCGGCCGGCGACCGTGCGGCCCGACGGATCCGGCTTCCGGATGCTCGAACCACCAGGCGCGCCGGACGACCTGTTCTGCGGTGCATGGTCGCCGGACGGTAAGCGGATCCTGTGCGGATTCGGCGGCGACAAGCCCGGCGTCTTCAGCATCCGCTCGTCGGACGGTGGTCATCCGATCCGGCTGACGACGAACCCGTACGGCGCGTCCGACGTCGCGGGTGACTACTCACCCGACGGAGACAGAGCCGTGATCGTTCGGTTCCGCGGTGAGGACACCGCGTTGTTCGTGGTGGACACCGACGGCCGTCACCTACGCCAACTCACGCCGTACGGCCTTGCACAAGGACACGAGCTGGCATCCGCCAAGTGGTCGCCCGACGGTCGCACCATCCTGTTCGCGACCGCGGAAGGCGGGCTGTCCCTGATCCGGCTCCGCGATGGCAAGCTGACTCCGATCACCCTCGACGCCGGCGGCAAGGCCTACTACGCCTTCGCACCCGGATGGTCGCCGGACGGGACCCGAATCGTGATGTCGTTGACGATCGACCAGCAGGAAGACATCTACACCGCTCGTAAGGACGGAACCCAGCTGCAGCGGATCACGAACACGCCGGCCTTCGAACCGTTCGCGGATTGGGGTTTCTAG
- a CDS encoding alpha/beta fold hydrolase: MPIIRRRRVRSIVLSLTACIALLATGTQPAAPTPFRTDRLELGPCADDPEFRCGTLPVPLDRRHPDGRTVPLHVEVFPHTGPADAPAGAVFITLGGPGASISAFDKYGYVDLLSTVAETRDLVFVDQRGVGLSAAIDCPDWQHGGPFYTSAAKCHDQLGDTANLYSTTDVADDLEQVRRALAYGDIDLVGASYAANDMVTYATRWKQNVRSISLGAPALTVDTDPFYAYQPKHYPALVNAVCGRSPACAAANPDPAASLAWLADRLRRTPVSGVGVDSHGVPHRITVTENLLATAIMPFNGGSFVGPGEITQAAVALQRGDAVPLLRLAADVDQANGFDAGDPREFSNGHALARICVDQPVQWDKDASPARRHQQYAAAFAAEPARYGPISKSAWDHEGYLGFQPLPCIASSWEDRPSYPSGTKIRGVPALIVTGEYDVGITPEAGRIASRVLVGSTYVELAAVGHATWFTGSCGTVLLQRFIETLAVGDTSCARTPPAGWWMPGSFPLTAAAAPPARQTAGPPAATDVRRLATVTAETVMDGLQHIASISGLVAGGLRGGTVTYDDSSPRPFVYDAARFTRDVSVSGSTTWTPDGIDGTFTVRTPAGTTASATVRGAFTHLGGTVVVTLRHDSRIQTFEIPGY; the protein is encoded by the coding sequence ATGCCGATCATCAGAAGACGTCGCGTCCGCTCCATCGTGCTGTCGCTGACAGCTTGCATCGCGCTGCTTGCCACGGGCACTCAGCCCGCCGCACCCACACCATTTCGCACTGATCGACTCGAGCTCGGTCCGTGCGCGGACGATCCGGAGTTCCGCTGCGGCACGCTGCCGGTGCCACTCGACCGCCGGCATCCCGACGGCCGCACGGTGCCGTTGCACGTCGAGGTGTTCCCGCACACAGGTCCGGCCGACGCACCGGCCGGCGCAGTGTTCATCACCTTGGGCGGTCCCGGAGCGTCGATCAGCGCGTTCGACAAGTACGGGTACGTCGACCTGTTGTCGACGGTCGCCGAGACCCGCGACCTGGTGTTCGTCGACCAGCGCGGCGTCGGTCTGTCCGCGGCGATCGACTGCCCCGACTGGCAGCACGGCGGGCCGTTCTACACCTCGGCGGCCAAGTGCCACGACCAGCTCGGCGATACCGCGAATCTCTACAGCACAACGGATGTGGCCGACGACCTCGAGCAGGTCCGGCGCGCGCTGGCGTACGGCGACATCGATCTGGTCGGCGCGTCGTACGCCGCCAATGACATGGTCACCTACGCGACGCGCTGGAAGCAGAACGTCCGGTCGATCTCCCTCGGCGCACCGGCGCTGACCGTCGACACCGATCCCTTCTACGCCTATCAGCCGAAGCACTACCCCGCTCTCGTGAACGCCGTCTGCGGCCGCTCTCCGGCCTGCGCGGCGGCCAACCCCGACCCGGCCGCTTCGCTGGCCTGGCTGGCGGACCGGCTGCGCCGTACGCCGGTCAGCGGGGTCGGCGTCGACTCGCACGGCGTCCCGCACCGGATCACCGTGACCGAGAACCTGCTCGCGACCGCCATCATGCCGTTCAACGGCGGCAGCTTCGTCGGGCCGGGAGAGATCACCCAGGCCGCGGTGGCGCTCCAGCGTGGTGATGCCGTTCCGCTCCTGCGGCTGGCGGCGGACGTCGACCAGGCGAACGGCTTCGATGCCGGTGATCCGCGGGAGTTCTCCAACGGCCACGCGCTCGCCCGGATCTGCGTCGACCAGCCGGTGCAGTGGGACAAGGATGCGAGCCCGGCCCGGCGGCACCAGCAGTACGCAGCAGCCTTCGCGGCCGAGCCGGCGCGCTACGGACCGATCTCCAAGAGTGCCTGGGACCACGAGGGCTATCTGGGCTTCCAGCCGCTGCCATGCATCGCGTCGAGCTGGGAGGACCGGCCGAGCTACCCCAGTGGTACGAAGATTCGTGGCGTACCGGCTCTGATCGTGACGGGCGAATACGACGTCGGTATCACGCCGGAAGCCGGCAGGATCGCGTCCCGGGTCCTCGTCGGGTCGACGTACGTCGAGCTGGCGGCGGTCGGGCACGCGACGTGGTTCACGGGCTCGTGCGGGACCGTCCTGCTCCAGCGGTTCATCGAGACCCTGGCTGTCGGCGACACGTCCTGCGCTCGGACCCCGCCCGCGGGCTGGTGGATGCCCGGCAGCTTCCCGCTGACGGCAGCGGCCGCTCCTCCCGCTCGGCAGACAGCCGGTCCACCGGCCGCGACCGACGTACGCCGGCTCGCCACCGTCACCGCGGAGACCGTCATGGACGGCCTCCAGCACATCGCCTCGATCTCCGGCCTCGTCGCGGGCGGACTCCGTGGCGGCACGGTGACGTACGACGACAGCTCGCCGAGACCGTTCGTGTACGACGCGGCGCGGTTCACGCGCGATGTCTCGGTCTCCGGCTCGACCACCTGGACCCCTGATGGCATCGACGGCACGTTCACGGTACGCACTCCGGCCGGCACGACAGCGAGCGCGACAGTGCGCGGCGCCTTCACCCACCTCGGCGGGACCGTCGTGGTGACCCTGCGGCACGACAGCCGCATCCAGACCTTCGAGATCCCCGGCTACTGA